Proteins encoded by one window of Geobacter sp. DSM 9736:
- a CDS encoding ankyrin repeat domain-containing protein, whose amino-acid sequence MMQNVNGRDRHGHTPLINAAKAGDMETVSDLLRRGADLDARSDKGKTALHYAAANGHVEVVRLLVQSGATVDARDREGHTPLMFAAIYGCNHTVQALINSGADTRARTLAGNTAMVYAENNGRPLALALLKKAQRTEGTA is encoded by the coding sequence GATGCAAAATGTCAACGGACGGGACAGGCACGGGCACACTCCTCTCATTAACGCCGCAAAAGCGGGGGACATGGAAACAGTCTCCGATTTACTGCGGCGGGGCGCCGACCTGGACGCGCGCAGCGACAAGGGAAAGACCGCCCTCCACTATGCGGCTGCCAATGGTCATGTCGAGGTGGTCCGGCTGCTCGTACAGAGCGGCGCCACCGTCGATGCCCGCGACAGGGAAGGGCACACCCCTCTCATGTTCGCGGCAATCTACGGCTGCAACCACACCGTCCAGGCCCTCATCAACAGCGGCGCCGATACTCGCGCCAGAACCCTCGCCGGCAACACCGCCATGGTCTACGCCGAAAACAACGGCCGGCCTCTTGCCCTGGCCCTCCTGAAGAAAGCACAGCGTACGGAGGGGACCGCCTGA
- the nuoI gene encoding NADH-quinone oxidoreductase subunit NuoI, translating to MLKAPLIRDTKAILTGFATTLKHLLQRPVTIQYPEQKRTPPPRYRARIVLTRDPDGEERCVACYLCSAACPVDCISIQATESPEGRRYPEWFRINFARCIYCGLCADACPTLAIQMTPDYEFCKRNIMEMIYEKEDLLIDNGGKDGSYNYYRHAGMGVVQPRGSSPGEEPPVDPRDLMP from the coding sequence ATGCTCAAAGCCCCCCTGATACGTGACACCAAAGCCATTCTGACCGGCTTCGCCACTACCTTGAAGCACCTCCTGCAGCGCCCGGTGACAATCCAGTACCCGGAGCAGAAGCGGACTCCCCCCCCCAGATACCGCGCACGGATCGTCCTTACCAGGGACCCGGACGGCGAGGAGCGGTGCGTTGCGTGCTACCTCTGCTCGGCCGCATGTCCGGTGGACTGCATCTCCATCCAGGCCACTGAATCCCCGGAAGGGCGGCGGTACCCGGAGTGGTTCCGTATTAACTTCGCCCGCTGCATCTACTGCGGCCTCTGCGCCGATGCATGTCCGACCCTGGCGATCCAGATGACCCCCGACTACGAGTTCTGCAAGCGGAACATCATGGAGATGATCTATGAGAAGGAAGACCTCCTCATCGACAACGGGGGCAAGGACGGGAGCTACAACTATTACCGCCATGCAGGGATGGGGGTCGTCCAGCCCCGGGGGAGCAGCCCGGGGGAGGAGCCGCCAGTGGACCCACGGGACCTGATGCCCTAA
- a CDS encoding NADH-quinone oxidoreductase subunit J → MEQTLFYILAAVTVAATLFAITERHTVHAIVYLVTSFFALAVIFFLLGAPVVAAFEVIIYAGAIMVLFLFVIMMLDLGHPEKVRTPGILEWVPAAILGTVTLGSLVALVAGRSSLPGTGTGYITIRDFSVTLFRNYGIAVEIISLQLLFALVGALYLGRRNGSRSENRSPGTGRTGEGTE, encoded by the coding sequence ATGGAGCAGACCCTCTTCTACATACTGGCTGCCGTCACCGTCGCTGCAACCCTGTTTGCCATCACCGAACGGCACACGGTGCATGCCATCGTCTATCTCGTCACATCCTTCTTCGCACTCGCCGTGATCTTTTTCCTTCTCGGCGCGCCCGTCGTGGCCGCGTTCGAGGTGATCATCTATGCAGGAGCAATCATGGTGCTGTTTCTGTTCGTCATCATGATGCTCGACCTGGGCCATCCCGAGAAGGTACGTACCCCGGGAATACTGGAGTGGGTGCCGGCTGCTATTCTCGGGACGGTCACCCTGGGCTCCCTGGTGGCCCTCGTCGCAGGCCGTTCGTCGCTGCCAGGCACCGGAACCGGTTACATCACCATCCGCGACTTCAGCGTAACCCTCTTCAGAAATTACGGCATCGCCGTAGAGATAATCTCGCTGCAGCTTCTCTTCGCCCTTGTAGGGGCGCTCTACCTCGGCAGGCGCAACGGATCGCGTTCCGAAAATCGTTCCCCGGGAACAGGCAGGACCGGAGAGGGGACCGAATGA
- the nuoK gene encoding NADH-quinone oxidoreductase subunit NuoK has translation MIVPLLHVLLLAGILFVLGLVCTLVWRSNVIMMLIGIEIMLNAAMLAFIGGANRWGAADGQVFALMIVAMTSAEVSLALALVVYLHRRKKTVNTDEFSSMKG, from the coding sequence ATGATCGTGCCCCTTCTCCACGTGCTTCTGCTGGCGGGCATCCTCTTTGTCCTGGGCCTCGTCTGCACCCTGGTCTGGCGCTCCAACGTGATCATGATGCTCATCGGGATCGAGATCATGCTCAACGCCGCGATGCTCGCCTTCATCGGCGGAGCCAACCGGTGGGGAGCGGCCGACGGCCAGGTCTTCGCCCTCATGATCGTGGCGATGACCTCCGCCGAGGTTTCCCTAGCCCTGGCGCTGGTTGTCTACCTGCACAGGCGGAAGAAGACGGTGAACACCGACGAGTTCAGTTCGATGAAGGGATGA
- the nuoL gene encoding NADH-quinone oxidoreductase subunit L, which produces MNLYLTLILLFPLLGAVLNMVIGRKLPRLVSETMACAVVWGAFACTALAFAMYRAPVRVELASWLQDFDFSAPIALYLDPLSLVMTLMITFVCGLIHVYAVGYMRGEESHARFFALLNLFVFAMLVLVLADNLPLLYLGWEGVGFCSYALIGFWYRDAGNADAGRKAFITTRIGDTALGIGIVWCFQLFRTQSISEINQMGFLLPVGVITALGFLFLLGAAGKSAQVPLMVWLPDAMAGPTPVSALIHAATMVTAGVYLMARMFPLFSVSAPVMAAVAVTGAVTALYGATCALAQRDLKRVLAYSTISQIGYMMLGVGAGAITAATFHLLVHAFFKALLFLCAGVVITALHHEQDIFRMGGLRRKMPYTFWTFFIGAACLAGLPPTGGFFSKDAILAAVWAKGGLLYGTLFILGIVTALLTSIYTFRLVYLVFAGEGVKEAEHVPRVMQTMLLPLAILGFFGGFLHLPDYLLEGGGWLGGFFSTALPRGIPVPHDTELIVEGIAGTVALAGVIAVHLRYGGLRRQTRIEAAATGPAGAAGFFLNGWYVDGLYRILFIRPFEWMAGFLWRRVDEGVIDDSLDAMAASVGKAGRSLAGWTSGRVSVYLASFAAGAAVLLGWLAWGKF; this is translated from the coding sequence ATGAACCTCTACCTTACCCTCATACTCCTCTTCCCCCTCCTGGGGGCGGTGCTCAACATGGTGATCGGCCGGAAGCTGCCGCGCCTGGTGAGCGAAACGATGGCTTGTGCCGTCGTATGGGGAGCTTTTGCCTGCACCGCCCTTGCATTCGCAATGTACCGGGCACCGGTGCGGGTCGAACTGGCTTCGTGGCTCCAGGATTTCGATTTTTCAGCCCCCATCGCACTCTATCTCGACCCGCTCTCCCTGGTGATGACCCTCATGATCACCTTCGTCTGCGGCCTCATACACGTCTACGCGGTCGGGTACATGCGGGGGGAGGAGAGCCATGCCCGCTTCTTCGCGCTCCTCAACCTCTTCGTCTTCGCCATGCTCGTGCTGGTGCTGGCTGACAACCTGCCGCTCCTGTACCTCGGGTGGGAGGGGGTCGGCTTCTGCTCCTACGCCCTCATCGGGTTCTGGTACCGGGACGCCGGGAACGCCGATGCCGGCCGAAAGGCATTCATCACCACACGGATCGGCGATACCGCCCTCGGGATCGGCATCGTCTGGTGTTTCCAGCTCTTCCGGACCCAGTCCATCAGTGAGATCAACCAGATGGGGTTCCTTCTCCCCGTGGGGGTGATCACTGCGCTGGGATTCCTCTTCCTGCTGGGAGCTGCCGGGAAATCAGCCCAAGTCCCTCTGATGGTGTGGCTTCCCGACGCCATGGCAGGACCTACGCCCGTCTCCGCCCTGATCCACGCCGCCACCATGGTGACTGCAGGTGTCTATCTCATGGCGCGGATGTTTCCCCTCTTCAGCGTATCGGCACCGGTGATGGCGGCCGTCGCGGTAACTGGAGCCGTAACCGCGCTTTACGGGGCGACCTGCGCCCTGGCCCAGCGTGACCTTAAACGGGTGCTGGCCTACTCCACCATCAGCCAGATCGGCTACATGATGCTCGGCGTCGGCGCGGGAGCCATTACCGCCGCCACCTTCCATCTGCTCGTCCACGCATTCTTCAAGGCGCTTCTCTTCCTCTGCGCAGGAGTCGTCATAACGGCGCTCCACCATGAGCAGGACATCTTCAGGATGGGGGGGCTGCGCAGGAAGATGCCCTACACCTTCTGGACCTTCTTCATCGGCGCGGCATGCCTGGCCGGCTTGCCCCCCACCGGCGGGTTCTTCAGCAAGGACGCCATCCTCGCCGCTGTCTGGGCCAAAGGTGGTCTGCTCTACGGCACGCTTTTCATCCTGGGCATCGTGACGGCGCTCCTCACCTCCATCTATACATTCAGACTCGTCTATCTTGTGTTTGCCGGAGAAGGGGTTAAGGAAGCGGAGCATGTCCCCCGGGTGATGCAGACGATGCTCCTTCCCCTGGCGATTCTCGGTTTTTTCGGAGGGTTTCTCCACCTTCCCGACTACCTGCTCGAAGGTGGGGGCTGGCTCGGGGGATTCTTCTCCACCGCCCTGCCCAGAGGTATACCAGTTCCTCACGACACCGAGCTTATCGTGGAAGGAATCGCCGGTACCGTAGCGCTGGCTGGGGTCATTGCGGTGCACCTCCGCTATGGGGGGCTGCGCAGGCAGACCCGCATCGAAGCGGCGGCGACCGGGCCCGCAGGCGCTGCCGGCTTCTTCCTGAACGGCTGGTACGTCGACGGCCTCTACCGGATTCTCTTCATCAGGCCATTCGAGTGGATGGCAGGCTTTCTGTGGCGGCGGGTTGACGAAGGCGTAATCGACGATTCGCTGGACGCGATGGCCGCATCGGTGGGTAAGGCCGGGAGAAGTCTCGCCGGCTGGACAAGCGGCAGGGTGTCGGTCTACCTGGCCAGTTTCGCCGCAGGAGCCGCTGTTCTCCTGGGATGGCTGGCATGGGGGAAGTTCTGA
- a CDS encoding NuoM family protein, whose product MGEVLMEQILLTLLVFLPLAGCVALIPFWKRDGVARGVAFTFALAELLLAAGAWRPAPAPVTGGAPLPGFFHWQDLPWIERFGIRYLLGMDGISYLLVLLTAFLTVVAMLVSWRSVRERVPLFFCTLLLMETGIIGVFLALDLFLFYLFWEVMLVPMFLLIGIWGHGRRIYSAVKFFLYTLAGSLLMLLAIIAIYFIHGNQTGTFSFALPALLGTNVPENLSLWLFAAFLLAFAIKVPVFPLHTWLPDAHTDAPTAGSVILAGLLLKTGAYGIIRFAIPLFPQAAAEFRPLLYAVAVIGIIYGSWIAYAQTDMKRLVAYSSVGHMGFVALGIASWSPVAMSGTVLQMVNHGITTGALFALVGMLDERAHSREIADFGGLWGKIPIFSFFFLFFSMASAGLPGLNNFAGEFLILAGSFRVFPLPAVFALVGIILPLVYTVRLVQELLFGPGGETAASELTLREGSVLAALAMIAIYLGTHPAPVLAMLQVPVEALVGPPGGSP is encoded by the coding sequence ATGGGGGAAGTTCTGATGGAGCAGATCCTCCTCACCCTTCTCGTCTTTCTCCCCCTGGCGGGATGTGTCGCCCTGATCCCCTTCTGGAAGCGCGACGGAGTAGCGCGGGGTGTCGCCTTCACCTTCGCCCTGGCGGAACTCCTTCTCGCCGCCGGCGCATGGCGCCCCGCACCGGCGCCCGTCACCGGCGGAGCTCCCCTCCCCGGGTTCTTCCACTGGCAGGACCTCCCCTGGATCGAGCGCTTCGGCATCCGCTACCTCCTCGGGATGGACGGCATCAGCTACCTCCTCGTGCTCCTCACCGCGTTCCTGACGGTAGTGGCGATGCTCGTTTCGTGGCGAAGCGTGCGGGAGCGGGTTCCCCTTTTCTTCTGCACACTGCTCCTGATGGAAACGGGGATTATAGGGGTCTTTCTCGCCCTCGACCTTTTTCTCTTCTACCTCTTCTGGGAGGTCATGCTCGTCCCCATGTTCCTCCTCATCGGGATCTGGGGGCACGGGCGGCGAATCTATTCCGCGGTGAAGTTCTTCCTCTACACCCTGGCTGGCTCGCTCCTCATGCTGCTGGCCATCATCGCCATCTACTTCATCCACGGCAACCAGACGGGAACCTTCAGCTTCGCGCTCCCGGCTCTCCTGGGAACAAACGTACCTGAAAACCTCTCTCTCTGGCTTTTTGCGGCGTTTCTCCTGGCCTTCGCCATCAAGGTGCCGGTTTTCCCGCTCCACACATGGCTTCCCGACGCCCATACCGACGCACCGACGGCGGGCAGCGTGATCCTCGCCGGGCTGCTGCTGAAGACGGGAGCCTACGGGATCATCCGTTTCGCGATCCCCCTCTTCCCGCAGGCGGCGGCGGAGTTCCGCCCCCTGCTCTACGCAGTGGCGGTAATCGGCATCATATACGGCTCCTGGATAGCCTATGCCCAGACCGACATGAAGCGGCTCGTCGCCTACTCCAGCGTAGGACACATGGGATTCGTCGCTCTGGGTATCGCGTCCTGGTCACCGGTCGCCATGTCGGGAACCGTCCTCCAGATGGTCAACCACGGCATCACCACCGGCGCTCTCTTCGCCCTCGTCGGGATGCTGGACGAGCGCGCGCACAGCCGGGAGATCGCCGACTTCGGCGGACTGTGGGGAAAGATCCCCATCTTCAGCTTCTTCTTCCTATTCTTCTCGATGGCTTCGGCGGGGCTCCCCGGCCTCAACAACTTTGCGGGGGAATTTCTCATCCTGGCCGGCTCTTTCCGGGTATTCCCCCTTCCGGCGGTTTTCGCGCTGGTGGGGATCATCCTGCCCCTCGTGTACACCGTGCGACTCGTCCAGGAACTGCTCTTCGGTCCCGGCGGGGAGACTGCGGCCAGTGAACTCACCCTCCGTGAAGGCTCGGTGCTGGCGGCTCTTGCCATGATCGCGATCTATCTGGGCACCCACCCGGCGCCGGTCCTCGCCATGCTTCAGGTACCGGTGGAAGCGCTGGTGGGGCCGCCGGGAGGATCGCCATGA
- a CDS encoding NADH-quinone oxidoreductase subunit N, whose product MTLADLLAAMPLLILAVAALLVLLAGAVKPGRSGTTIGIAALTAAGIWAIAAPAPPGAATIGIGDTPFFRFFTLFFALTAAATLLLSLDHNERREIRGEEYPATILFAAFGMVALAGATNLLIFFLGLEALTFAFYILVAIDRNSPGSAEAGLKYLILGAVAAAFIAFGLALIYAGAGTLSIAPAMQAAFGGVTPLAVAGWGFVLIGIAFKVSLVPAHLWTPDVYEGAPAPVVAFLSTGSKGASFAALLLLLFGRDPGYLREPLWVLSLLSMVVGNLAALLQTNIKRMLAYSSIAQMGYVALALLSGKGGGYESVVFYIVAYAAMNIAAFGVVAVLDRERIEEYRGIGYTRPLAGGVLALAMLGLAGIPPTAGFTGKFFIFAAAIRSGEALLAVIGILTAAVSAFYYLRVVVNLYMRQPEQPESAGRHSIPEFVALAGSSAVTVALGVYPDPLLQAIGRILVLP is encoded by the coding sequence ATGACACTCGCCGACCTTTTGGCAGCCATGCCGCTCCTCATCCTGGCAGTAGCTGCGCTCCTGGTCCTGCTGGCAGGGGCGGTGAAGCCGGGCCGATCGGGTACAACCATCGGCATAGCAGCCCTGACGGCAGCAGGCATCTGGGCCATCGCCGCTCCCGCCCCTCCCGGAGCGGCCACCATCGGCATCGGCGACACCCCGTTTTTCCGTTTCTTTACCCTCTTCTTCGCTCTCACGGCGGCGGCTACCCTTCTCCTTTCCCTGGACCACAACGAGCGCCGGGAAATAAGGGGGGAGGAGTATCCCGCCACGATCCTTTTCGCGGCGTTCGGCATGGTGGCGCTAGCGGGAGCGACAAACCTGCTGATCTTCTTCCTGGGCCTCGAAGCGCTTACCTTCGCCTTCTACATCCTTGTGGCCATCGACCGGAACAGCCCCGGATCGGCGGAGGCCGGACTGAAGTACCTCATTCTGGGCGCGGTGGCCGCGGCATTCATCGCTTTCGGCCTCGCTCTCATCTATGCCGGAGCCGGCACTCTCTCCATCGCTCCGGCGATGCAGGCGGCCTTCGGCGGCGTCACACCTCTCGCTGTCGCAGGATGGGGGTTTGTTCTGATCGGGATCGCATTCAAGGTCTCCCTCGTCCCGGCGCACCTATGGACCCCTGACGTCTATGAAGGAGCCCCCGCGCCGGTCGTGGCCTTTCTCTCCACAGGCTCCAAGGGGGCCTCTTTCGCCGCTCTCCTTCTGCTCCTCTTCGGGCGGGACCCCGGCTATCTCCGCGAGCCGCTCTGGGTGCTCTCCCTCCTTTCGATGGTGGTGGGAAACCTGGCCGCGCTTCTCCAGACCAATATCAAGCGGATGCTCGCCTACTCCTCCATCGCGCAGATGGGGTACGTCGCCCTGGCGCTCCTTTCGGGAAAAGGGGGTGGATACGAGTCTGTCGTTTTCTACATTGTGGCGTATGCGGCCATGAATATCGCCGCCTTCGGAGTGGTTGCCGTTCTGGATAGGGAAAGGATCGAGGAATATCGGGGGATTGGGTACACACGCCCTCTGGCAGGGGGAGTGCTGGCGCTGGCAATGCTGGGGCTGGCGGGAATCCCGCCGACGGCCGGATTCACCGGCAAATTCTTCATATTCGCTGCGGCCATCCGCAGCGGCGAGGCGCTCCTCGCGGTCATCGGGATACTCACCGCAGCGGTTTCTGCATTTTATTACCTGCGTGTGGTGGTGAATCTCTACATGCGGCAGCCGGAACAACCGGAAAGTGCCGGTCGCCATTCCATCCCGGAATTCGTGGCCCTTGCCGGCTCCTCAGCCGTCACGGTTGCTCTCGGCGTCTACCCCGACCCGCTGCTTCAGGCAATCGGCAGGATTCTCGTACTGCCGTAG
- a CDS encoding OmpA family protein translates to MKKVMIGAALVATALAGCSQPLSNTKKGSLLGTGAGAATGALLGQVIGRDTESTLIGAGAGAVVGGISGALIGDYMDKQEEAMRRELGGADGVSISRDQNDLGVNFKGDLLFDVNSATVRGSAADELRKFAKVVNQYPQTMIYVAGHTDSTGTADVNQRLSERRAASVKQILVGQGVDSSRVSTAGYGELKPVGDNKTDGGRAKNRRVDITIKPVEKK, encoded by the coding sequence ATGAAGAAAGTCATGATAGGGGCCGCGCTTGTTGCGACGGCTCTCGCCGGGTGTTCCCAGCCCTTGTCCAACACGAAGAAAGGTTCCCTCCTGGGGACCGGAGCCGGAGCTGCCACCGGCGCTCTCCTCGGCCAGGTCATCGGCCGCGATACGGAATCGACCCTGATCGGGGCGGGAGCCGGAGCGGTGGTGGGGGGCATCAGCGGCGCGCTCATAGGCGATTACATGGATAAGCAGGAGGAAGCCATGCGCCGCGAACTGGGGGGCGCCGACGGCGTCAGCATCAGCCGCGACCAGAACGACCTCGGGGTGAATTTCAAGGGGGACCTGCTGTTCGACGTGAATTCGGCGACGGTTCGCGGTTCGGCTGCGGACGAGCTGCGAAAGTTCGCCAAGGTCGTGAACCAGTATCCCCAGACGATGATCTACGTTGCCGGCCATACCGACAGCACCGGAACTGCGGATGTGAATCAACGGCTCTCGGAGCGGAGGGCGGCATCGGTGAAGCAGATTCTCGTCGGTCAGGGAGTGGATTCCTCAAGGGTTTCTACTGCGGGATACGGTGAGCTGAAGCCCGTGGGGGACAACAAGACCGACGGGGGAAGGGCCAAGAACAGGAGGGTGGATATCACCATAAAGCCTGTCGAGAAGAAGTAG
- a CDS encoding SPOR domain-containing protein encodes MKRAFRYAVAAFIVTATMTACGDGDGSANLPGTQRQYEWVALEQLLLPTPLPENGKYAILVGEFAVVEGANNLHLQVTALGLLSSIIPVVDKDGQHSFFVSAGSFESLDEAREHRLPISRDLRINDPLSIILLPPEN; translated from the coding sequence ATGAAGCGAGCTTTTCGATATGCTGTAGCTGCCTTTATTGTTACAGCAACAATGACCGCCTGCGGTGACGGGGATGGATCGGCGAATCTGCCGGGTACGCAGAGGCAGTATGAATGGGTTGCGCTGGAGCAGCTCCTGCTGCCGACGCCGCTCCCGGAAAATGGGAAATACGCAATCCTGGTTGGCGAGTTCGCCGTTGTGGAGGGAGCGAACAACCTCCACCTCCAGGTCACGGCGTTGGGACTTCTCTCGTCGATCATCCCGGTCGTCGACAAGGACGGGCAGCACTCATTCTTCGTTTCCGCGGGCAGCTTCGAATCGCTGGACGAAGCTCGCGAACATCGCCTGCCGATTAGCCGAGATCTTCGCATTAACGATCCGCTGTCCATCATTCTGCTGCCGCCTGAGAATTAA
- a CDS encoding putative manganese-dependent inorganic diphosphatase: protein MTKQIYVIGHKNPDTDSIASAIAYAELKKQLGQDGVSAAMAGTPNPQTRYILERLGIEAPLYLADVHPKVRDIINRRPVTAKADMPLKDALELFHRHSIRVLAVTDDEDVPLGVVSLLKLSEKYLVAGTDRRRGVDTSLRSLAACLDGSFLAGDPSDEVEHLHLFIGAMREELFTSRIDGYDPASLLIMTGDRPSIHLAAIEKNVRLLVVTGGMAVSSNLLERAGQAGVTVISTPHDTATATWLARLSMPLSCFVEPHFEKIGVSEPVEHLRLKLLHSGEPAVIVVEEDGSIAGVATKSSLLSPVPYSLILVDHNELAQAVPGADAVEILEVIDHHKLGNPPTNQPITFMVAPVGSTCTVVASLYRERGVEPEQRIAALLLAGILSDTVILKSPTTTARDREMTAWLETRAGLDHAEFGRDIFSSCSGFSAYGTPEEAIRADFKHFSAADTLFGVGQVEVVGFDEFHDLKDVLREALKRIRREHRLHLAGLMVTDIYTESTLFLVEGKNELAHVMGYPQVEPQLYELKGVMSRKKQMVPHLLKVLGAL, encoded by the coding sequence ATGACAAAACAGATCTACGTGATCGGGCACAAAAACCCGGATACCGATTCCATTGCGTCGGCGATTGCCTATGCTGAACTCAAGAAACAGCTGGGGCAGGATGGGGTTTCCGCGGCCATGGCCGGGACACCCAATCCTCAGACCCGCTATATCCTCGAACGCCTTGGCATCGAAGCTCCCCTCTACCTGGCGGACGTCCACCCCAAGGTGCGGGACATCATCAACCGCAGGCCTGTTACCGCCAAAGCCGATATGCCGCTCAAGGACGCGCTGGAGCTCTTTCACCGCCACTCCATAAGGGTGCTGGCGGTGACGGATGACGAAGATGTGCCTCTGGGGGTCGTCTCGCTGCTGAAGCTGTCGGAAAAATACCTGGTTGCAGGCACCGATCGCAGACGTGGCGTGGACACCTCTCTCCGCTCGCTTGCCGCCTGCCTGGACGGAAGCTTTCTTGCCGGCGATCCCTCTGACGAAGTGGAGCATCTCCATCTGTTCATCGGCGCCATGAGGGAGGAGTTGTTCACGAGCCGGATCGACGGCTACGACCCTGCTTCGCTGCTGATCATGACTGGCGACCGTCCCTCCATCCACCTTGCCGCCATCGAAAAGAACGTGCGACTGCTGGTGGTCACCGGGGGGATGGCGGTCAGCTCCAACCTCCTGGAGCGGGCCGGGCAGGCCGGAGTCACCGTCATTTCCACCCCCCATGACACCGCGACAGCAACGTGGCTGGCGCGACTCTCCATGCCGCTGTCATGCTTCGTCGAGCCTCATTTCGAGAAGATCGGCGTCTCGGAGCCGGTGGAGCACCTTCGGCTCAAGCTGCTCCATTCGGGTGAGCCCGCCGTGATCGTGGTGGAAGAGGACGGCAGCATCGCCGGTGTGGCCACGAAATCTTCGCTCCTCTCCCCTGTCCCCTACTCCCTGATCCTGGTGGATCACAACGAACTTGCCCAGGCGGTGCCGGGGGCCGATGCGGTGGAGATACTGGAAGTGATCGACCACCACAAGCTGGGTAATCCCCCCACCAATCAGCCGATCACCTTCATGGTCGCGCCGGTCGGCAGTACGTGCACCGTGGTGGCCTCTTTGTACCGCGAACGGGGCGTGGAGCCGGAACAGCGAATCGCTGCACTGCTCCTGGCAGGGATTCTCTCGGACACGGTGATCCTCAAATCACCGACGACGACAGCCCGGGACCGGGAGATGACTGCATGGCTGGAGACGCGGGCGGGCCTGGATCATGCGGAATTCGGCCGGGACATCTTCTCGTCGTGCAGCGGCTTTTCCGCCTACGGGACTCCGGAAGAAGCGATCCGAGCCGACTTCAAGCACTTCAGCGCCGCCGATACCCTTTTCGGCGTCGGGCAGGTGGAGGTGGTCGGTTTTGACGAGTTCCATGATCTCAAGGATGTCCTGCGCGAGGCGCTCAAGCGGATCAGGCGGGAGCACCGCCTGCACCTGGCGGGGCTGATGGTGACGGACATCTACACGGAAAGCACCCTGTTCCTCGTCGAGGGAAAGAACGAACTGGCCCATGTCATGGGGTACCCGCAGGTGGAGCCGCAGCTTTACGAGCTTAAAGGCGTCATGTCCCGCAAGAAGCAGATGGTGCCGCACCTACTGAAGGTGCTGGGCGCATTGTGA
- a CDS encoding type II toxin-antitoxin system VapB family antitoxin → MATNLAIDDKLLEEARIVGKHATKKAVVNEALAEYIQRRKQAEIIKLFHSVEYDQNYDYKKQRQK, encoded by the coding sequence ATGGCAACTAATCTAGCTATCGATGATAAGCTGCTCGAAGAAGCCCGCATTGTCGGCAAACATGCTACAAAAAAGGCGGTGGTTAACGAAGCACTTGCGGAATATATCCAGCGCCGCAAGCAAGCCGAAATCATTAAGCTGTTTCATTCGGTAGAGTATGATCAGAACTACGACTATAAGAAGCAGCGGCAAAAGTAA
- a CDS encoding PIN domain-containing protein — translation MKVLVDTSIWSLALRRNLPSDGQEVSELTELIRESRVQMIGPIRQELLSGVKSHSQFQKLRNHLRPFPDLEVTTRDFEYAAEFFNLCRSKGIQGSNTDFLICAIAAHHKMPIFTTDGDFTLFQAHLPILLHNPRSL, via the coding sequence ATGAAAGTCCTTGTCGACACATCCATATGGTCATTGGCACTGCGGCGAAATCTGCCTTCTGATGGCCAGGAGGTGTCTGAACTAACCGAGTTAATCAGGGAGTCCCGGGTTCAGATGATCGGACCAATACGTCAGGAACTCCTCTCGGGCGTAAAGAGCCACTCTCAGTTTCAGAAACTACGCAATCATCTGCGGCCATTTCCTGATCTCGAAGTTACAACCCGCGATTTTGAGTACGCGGCTGAGTTCTTCAACCTCTGTCGCAGCAAGGGAATCCAGGGATCAAATACCGACTTCCTCATTTGTGCCATAGCGGCGCATCACAAGATGCCCATTTTTACCACCGATGGGGATTTCACCCTATTTCAGGCTCACCTGCCAATTTTGCTCCATAACCCTCGCTCCTTATAA